One Desulfovibrio fairfieldensis genomic window carries:
- a CDS encoding ubiquinone/menaquinone biosynthesis methyltransferase — MSASPTSPSGPASGQSRAHDAAVAGMFGRIARFYDLLNRLLSLGVDQYWRKVLARNVRLGQGGVVLDLAAGTLDVALAVRRRYPTALVPALDFCPPMLALGRRKLKDENARRILPVAADAKRLPLPDASVDCITMAFGIRNILPREAAFAEMLRVLRPGGRACILEFGSGQERIWGGLYNFYLNQILPRVGRMFSKDPAAYGYLADTIRAFPTARKLEEEMLRAGFARAWHLKLTSGIVCLHVGEKA; from the coding sequence GTGAGCGCCTCTCCCACTTCCCCATCCGGCCCGGCTTCCGGTCAGTCCCGCGCCCATGACGCGGCCGTGGCCGGTATGTTCGGCCGCATCGCGCGTTTTTACGATTTGCTCAACCGGCTGTTAAGCCTGGGCGTGGACCAGTACTGGCGTAAGGTGCTGGCCCGCAACGTGCGCCTTGGCCAGGGGGGCGTTGTGCTGGACCTGGCCGCCGGAACCTTGGACGTGGCCCTGGCCGTACGCCGCCGCTACCCCACAGCCTTGGTGCCCGCGCTGGATTTCTGCCCGCCCATGCTGGCTCTGGGCCGTCGCAAGCTCAAAGACGAAAACGCCCGGCGCATCCTGCCCGTGGCCGCGGACGCCAAGCGGCTGCCCCTGCCCGACGCCTCGGTGGACTGCATCACCATGGCCTTCGGCATCCGCAACATTCTGCCGCGCGAGGCCGCGTTCGCGGAAATGCTGCGCGTGTTGCGGCCCGGCGGCCGGGCCTGCATCCTGGAATTCGGTTCCGGCCAGGAACGGATCTGGGGCGGGCTGTACAATTTTTATCTGAACCAGATCCTGCCGCGCGTGGGCCGGATGTTTTCCAAAGACCCGGCGGCCTATGGCTACCTGGCGGATACCATCCGCGCTTTTCCCACGGCCCGGAAACTGGAGGAGGAAATGCTGCGCGCCGGATTCGCCCGCGCCTGGCACCTCAAACTGACCTCGGGCATTGTCTGCCTGCATGTGGGGGAAAAGGCATAA
- a CDS encoding AIR synthase-related protein — translation MLYRVETGLHAGLDDTQGRKTAQHLRKALGLSVAQVRQIKVFTVDGLGEAQVRRLLDEGVWHDPILQRASLEPLPLLTPEPDWFVEVGFRPGVTDNEARTARDTAALVLDIPRDSLRVYTAVQYRIRNDPAAPLSREQVEALSRDLLCNTLIQRFRVKSLEEWRAEPGFAPQAAKVTGEANDTVETVPLSRMDDAALQQASRENTWALNLNELHRIRDHFTEAGEAARRKALDLPADPTDVEMEVLAQTWSEHCKHKIFASRIDYTNEETGRREDVDNLYKTCIRDATALLRARMGDNDYCKSVFKDNAGVIAFINGYDACIKVETHNSPSALDPYGGALTGIVGVNRDPMGTGLGAELVCNTDVFCFASPFYDKAIPPRLLHPRRVLEGVREGVEHGGNKSGIPTVNGSLVFDERYLGKPLVYCGTVGIIPTEINGRPGWQKKANVGDIIVMTGGRIGKDGIHGATFSSEELHEGSPATAVQIGDPITQRKMYDFILRARDLGLYTAITDNGAGGLSSSVGEMAEDTDGCVLDIAKAPLKYDGLRPWEILLSEAQERMTLAVPPDKLAEFMNLAARMDVEATALGHFTDSGFFEARYNEKVVASLPMEFMHDGVPQLTLEAVWKAPDMPDIRVNVEGADEGEFLRRMLGRLNICSKEYIIRQYDHEVRGGSVIKPLVGVLRDGPADAGVLRPLLESDAGLVISHGICPKFSDYDTYWMMANAMDEAVRNAVAVGGDPDALAGVDNFCWCDPVWSEKNPDGRYKLAQLVRACKALRQFSLAFGLPCISGKDSMKNDYTGGGERISIPPTVLFSVLGVIRNVTCTQTSDFKREGEHIYLLGGTWREMAGSEAADELGLRGGRVPQVDAAAALARYRALHALMGQRAIAACHDCSDGGLAVALAEMCIGGRLGAEVDLDAVPALEEMSRTELLYSESASRLLVSVKPDLAMLLDALGLWQICRRIGTVTGDGNLTLKSGDSTVLRENVEDLARAFKRTLDW, via the coding sequence ATGCTCTATCGTGTGGAAACAGGCCTGCATGCCGGGCTGGACGATACCCAGGGCCGCAAGACGGCCCAGCATCTGCGCAAGGCCCTGGGCCTCAGCGTGGCGCAGGTGCGCCAGATCAAGGTTTTCACCGTGGACGGTCTGGGCGAGGCCCAGGTCCGCCGCCTGCTGGATGAAGGTGTCTGGCACGATCCCATACTGCAACGGGCCTCGCTGGAGCCCCTGCCCCTGCTGACGCCCGAACCGGACTGGTTCGTGGAAGTGGGCTTCCGCCCCGGCGTCACGGACAACGAGGCCCGCACGGCCCGCGACACCGCCGCCCTGGTGCTGGACATCCCGCGCGACAGCCTGCGCGTCTACACGGCGGTGCAGTACCGCATCCGCAATGATCCGGCGGCCCCTCTCAGCCGCGAGCAGGTGGAAGCCCTCAGCCGCGACCTGCTCTGTAATACGCTGATTCAGCGCTTCCGGGTCAAGAGCCTGGAGGAATGGCGGGCCGAACCCGGCTTTGCGCCGCAGGCCGCCAAGGTCACCGGCGAAGCCAACGACACGGTGGAAACCGTGCCGCTTTCCCGCATGGACGACGCGGCCCTGCAACAGGCCAGCCGTGAAAATACCTGGGCTCTGAATCTCAACGAGCTGCACCGCATCCGCGACCACTTCACCGAAGCGGGCGAAGCGGCCCGGCGCAAGGCCCTGGATCTGCCCGCCGACCCCACGGACGTGGAAATGGAAGTGCTGGCCCAGACCTGGTCCGAGCACTGCAAACACAAGATTTTCGCCTCGCGCATTGATTACACCAATGAAGAGACCGGCCGTCGCGAGGATGTGGACAATCTGTACAAGACCTGCATCCGCGACGCCACGGCCCTGCTGCGCGCGCGCATGGGCGACAACGACTACTGCAAGTCCGTGTTCAAGGACAACGCCGGAGTCATCGCCTTTATCAACGGCTACGACGCCTGCATCAAGGTGGAAACGCACAACAGCCCTTCGGCGCTGGACCCCTACGGCGGCGCGCTGACCGGCATCGTGGGCGTGAACCGCGACCCCATGGGCACAGGCCTGGGCGCGGAACTTGTCTGCAATACGGACGTGTTCTGTTTTGCTTCGCCTTTCTACGACAAGGCCATTCCCCCGCGTCTGCTGCACCCGCGCCGGGTGCTGGAAGGCGTGCGCGAAGGCGTGGAGCACGGCGGCAACAAATCCGGCATTCCCACGGTCAACGGCTCCCTGGTCTTTGACGAGCGCTATCTGGGCAAGCCCCTGGTCTATTGCGGCACCGTGGGCATCATTCCCACGGAAATCAACGGCCGCCCCGGCTGGCAGAAAAAAGCCAATGTGGGCGACATCATCGTGATGACCGGCGGCCGTATCGGCAAGGACGGCATCCACGGGGCCACCTTCTCCTCCGAGGAACTGCACGAGGGTTCCCCGGCCACGGCCGTGCAGATCGGCGACCCCATCACCCAGCGCAAGATGTACGATTTCATCCTGCGCGCGCGCGACCTGGGCCTGTACACGGCCATTACGGACAACGGCGCGGGCGGCCTGTCCTCCTCGGTGGGCGAAATGGCGGAAGATACGGACGGCTGCGTGCTGGACATCGCCAAGGCCCCGCTGAAATACGACGGCCTGCGGCCCTGGGAAATCCTGCTCTCCGAAGCCCAGGAGCGCATGACCCTGGCTGTGCCGCCGGACAAGCTGGCGGAATTCATGAATCTCGCCGCGCGCATGGACGTGGAGGCCACGGCCCTGGGCCACTTCACGGATTCCGGCTTTTTCGAGGCTCGCTACAATGAAAAGGTGGTGGCCTCCCTGCCCATGGAATTCATGCACGACGGCGTGCCCCAGCTGACGCTGGAAGCCGTATGGAAGGCCCCGGACATGCCGGACATCCGCGTGAACGTCGAGGGGGCGGACGAGGGCGAATTTTTGCGGCGCATGCTGGGCCGCCTGAATATCTGCTCCAAGGAATACATCATCCGCCAATACGACCATGAAGTACGCGGCGGCAGCGTCATCAAGCCCCTGGTGGGCGTGCTGCGCGACGGCCCGGCGGACGCGGGCGTACTGCGCCCCCTGCTGGAGTCGGACGCGGGCCTGGTCATCAGCCACGGCATTTGCCCCAAGTTCAGCGATTACGACACCTATTGGATGATGGCCAACGCCATGGACGAGGCCGTGCGCAATGCCGTGGCCGTGGGCGGCGACCCCGACGCCCTGGCCGGGGTGGACAACTTCTGCTGGTGCGACCCGGTCTGGAGCGAGAAGAATCCCGACGGCCGCTACAAACTGGCCCAACTGGTGCGGGCCTGCAAGGCCCTGCGGCAATTCTCCCTGGCGTTCGGCCTGCCCTGCATTTCGGGCAAGGATTCCATGAAAAACGACTACACCGGCGGCGGAGAACGCATTTCCATTCCGCCCACGGTGCTCTTCTCGGTGCTGGGCGTGATCCGCAACGTGACCTGCACCCAGACCTCGGACTTCAAGCGCGAGGGCGAGCATATCTACCTGCTGGGCGGCACCTGGCGTGAAATGGCGGGCAGCGAAGCCGCCGACGAATTGGGCCTCAGGGGCGGCCGCGTGCCGCAGGTGGACGCCGCCGCGGCCCTGGCGCGCTACCGCGCGCTGCACGCGCTCATGGGCCAGCGGGCCATTGCCGCCTGCCACGACTGCTCGGACGGCGGCCTGGCCGTAGCCCTGGCCGAAATGTGCATTGGCGGCCGCCTGGGCGCGGAAGTGGACCTGGACGCTGTGCCCGCCCTGGAGGAAATGAGCCGCACGGAACTGCTCTACAGCGAGTCGGCCAGCCGCCTGCTGGTCAGCGTCAAGCCGGACCTGGCCATGCTGCTGGACGCCCTGGGCCTGTGGCAGATCTGCCGCCGCATCGGCACGGTCACCGGCGACGGGAACCTGACCCTGAAAAGCGGCGACAGTACGGTGCTGCGCGAAAACGTGGAGGATCTGGCCCGCGCATTTAAACGGACCCTGGACTGGTAA
- the mqnB gene encoding futalosine hydrolase produces the protein MCLLICAATGRELAALAPALFPEADALEEMRLIPMRLKGREALACVTGVGPLNAALAMGHCLGRAAAENRPVTAVLNAGLAGAFDLDALPLRTLCLVREEIWPEYGLHDGRHVTARAFSFPLWRRGAEDAGDAEVYDRLPLPGPEALPEVALKSGGMDAFTECRSLTVAGVSASFDRARELWNRYHAELENMEGFAVAYACVRAGIPCVEIRCVSNKVGPRRKEEKDFPGALQALGAALPSLNLL, from the coding sequence GTGTGCCTGCTGATCTGCGCGGCCACGGGCCGGGAGCTGGCCGCCCTGGCCCCGGCGCTCTTTCCCGAAGCGGACGCTCTGGAGGAAATGCGCCTCATTCCCATGCGCCTCAAAGGTCGGGAGGCGCTGGCCTGCGTCACCGGCGTGGGTCCGCTCAACGCGGCGCTGGCCATGGGCCATTGCCTGGGCCGGGCGGCGGCGGAGAACCGGCCCGTCACAGCGGTGCTCAACGCGGGTCTGGCGGGCGCGTTTGATCTGGACGCGCTGCCCCTGCGCACGCTCTGCCTGGTGCGCGAGGAAATCTGGCCGGAATACGGCCTGCACGACGGGCGGCATGTGACGGCCAGGGCGTTCAGCTTTCCGCTCTGGCGGCGCGGCGCGGAAGACGCGGGGGATGCGGAGGTCTATGACCGCCTGCCCCTGCCCGGCCCGGAGGCCCTGCCGGAAGTCGCTCTCAAATCCGGCGGCATGGATGCGTTTACGGAATGCCGCTCGCTGACCGTGGCCGGAGTCAGCGCCAGCTTTGACCGGGCCCGCGAGCTCTGGAACCGCTATCACGCGGAGTTGGAAAACATGGAGGGCTTTGCCGTGGCCTATGCCTGCGTCAGAGCCGGGATTCCCTGCGTGGAGATCCGTTGCGTATCCAACAAGGTGGGTCCGCGCAGAAAAGAGGAAAAGGATTTTCCGGGCGCGCTGCAAGCCCTCGGCGCGGCGCTGCCCTCACTCAACCTGTTGTGA
- a CDS encoding cytochrome c3 family protein, with protein sequence MKKFMFLACILTLALALPALAAQPPVPDKPLEFKGSKKTVMFPHAPHQKVECVTCHHKVQDKENFQKCATAGCHDDLTAKKGEKSLFYVVHTKTGLKHQTCLECHTKVVAEKPELKKDLTGCAKSKCHP encoded by the coding sequence ATGAAGAAATTTATGTTTCTGGCCTGTATCCTGACTCTGGCCCTGGCTCTGCCCGCTCTGGCGGCCCAGCCGCCCGTGCCCGACAAGCCGTTGGAGTTCAAGGGCTCCAAAAAAACGGTGATGTTCCCCCACGCGCCGCACCAGAAGGTGGAGTGCGTGACCTGTCACCACAAGGTGCAGGACAAGGAAAACTTCCAGAAGTGCGCCACTGCGGGCTGTCATGACGATCTGACCGCCAAGAAGGGCGAAAAGAGTCTCTTCTATGTGGTCCACACCAAGACCGGCCTCAAGCATCAGACCTGTCTGGAATGCCACACCAAGGTCGTGGCCGAAAAGCCCGAGCTGAAGAAGGATCTCACCGGCTGCGCCAAGTCCAAGTGCCATCCGTAG
- a CDS encoding polyprenyl synthetase family protein — protein MANILLKARLALELPPVNAALERAAHGLPEPVRPVALHIFEAGGKRLRPLLVVLTARLLGYERADIYDLAVTMEMLHAATLLHDDVLDNAASRRGKPAAHTIFDVTPTILAGDALLAQANALVAGFGDPRLSLCFSEATSRTAAGEILEIAAQRRVDTSAEEYAEIVRGKTAWLIRASCQLGALRAGGTDAQVEAAAAYGENLGMAFQMVDDALDFAPESLTGKPTGGDVREGKLTPPLRLYRLGLADGERAAFDAAFGCGLMTDNDAAAIAGRIRDAGHDRQTRLDADAYLATARSALDALPDRPERELMRQMADYVRDRKK, from the coding sequence ATGGCAAACATTCTTCTCAAAGCACGTCTCGCCCTGGAATTGCCGCCCGTCAACGCGGCCCTGGAACGCGCCGCCCACGGCCTGCCCGAACCCGTGCGGCCCGTGGCCCTGCACATTTTTGAAGCGGGCGGCAAACGCCTGCGGCCCTTGCTGGTGGTGCTCACGGCCCGCCTGCTGGGCTATGAGCGCGCGGACATCTACGATCTGGCCGTGACCATGGAAATGCTGCATGCGGCCACCCTGCTGCATGACGACGTGCTGGACAATGCCGCGAGTCGCCGGGGCAAGCCCGCCGCGCACACCATTTTCGACGTGACGCCCACCATCCTGGCGGGCGACGCCCTGCTGGCCCAGGCCAACGCCCTGGTGGCGGGCTTCGGCGATCCGCGCCTCTCCCTTTGTTTTTCCGAGGCTACCAGCCGTACCGCGGCCGGTGAGATTCTGGAAATCGCGGCCCAGCGCCGGGTGGACACCAGCGCCGAGGAATACGCGGAAATCGTGCGCGGCAAAACCGCCTGGCTGATCCGCGCCTCCTGCCAGCTGGGCGCGTTGCGGGCGGGCGGCACGGACGCGCAGGTGGAGGCGGCGGCCGCTTACGGCGAGAATCTGGGCATGGCCTTCCAGATGGTGGACGACGCCTTGGATTTCGCGCCTGAAAGCCTCACTGGCAAACCCACGGGCGGCGACGTGCGCGAAGGCAAGCTCACTCCGCCCCTGCGCCTCTACCGCCTGGGTCTGGCCGATGGCGAACGCGCGGCCTTTGACGCGGCCTTCGGCTGCGGCCTGATGACCGACAACGACGCCGCCGCCATTGCCGGACGCATCCGCGACGCCGGGCACGACCGGCAGACCCGCCTGGACGCCGACGCTTACCTGGCCACGGCCCGCTCCGCTCTGGACGCCCTGCCGGACAGGCCGGAACGCGAGCTCATGCGCCAGATGGCGGATTATGTGCGCGACAGGAAAAAATAA
- a CDS encoding cobalt-precorrin 5A hydrolase, with the protein MNQTPPVSAASGAASRKEAAPSLACHVLSKGGLPLARRLAARLAAAPWRAPDGRIVAACPLSAPARLAGDGIRPVHDLAAFLAEEYRRHTAHAFVGATGIAVRVLAPLLRHKSQDSPVVVLDPAGRFVISLLSGHWGGGNDLARHLARLLRAMPVITTASDHAAGQATASPALDLLIRDAGLRILDWDLLPRAQAALLEGRSLRLWDPCQALPAVLPHVFELLSGGEGDAPPVPALPDADIPPLLAAHWRHLPPSPGLLRLAVPRLYVGLGCRRDIPEATALAALAEVFIARKLEMRAVAALGTVTEKADEPALCAAAARLDIPLRVFPADELARCVTPTPSEAAGRRFHQPPFSVCEAAALLAARADGHSARLLLPKIVVQERLTLAVALASPPATSTPNQS; encoded by the coding sequence TTGAACCAGACGCCGCCGGTGTCGGCAGCCTCAGGGGCCGCTTCCCGAAAGGAAGCGGCCCCTTCTCTGGCCTGCCACGTCCTGAGCAAGGGCGGGCTGCCCCTGGCCCGACGGCTGGCCGCGCGGCTGGCCGCCGCTCCCTGGCGTGCGCCCGACGGCCGGATTGTGGCGGCCTGCCCGCTCAGCGCCCCGGCCCGACTGGCCGGGGACGGCATCCGGCCCGTTCACGACCTGGCCGCTTTTCTGGCCGAAGAATACCGCCGCCATACGGCGCACGCCTTTGTGGGGGCCACGGGCATTGCCGTGCGTGTGCTGGCTCCCCTGCTGAGGCACAAAAGCCAGGACTCGCCCGTCGTGGTGCTGGACCCGGCCGGGCGCTTCGTCATCAGCCTGCTCTCCGGCCACTGGGGCGGCGGCAATGACCTGGCCCGGCATCTGGCCCGCCTGCTCCGGGCCATGCCGGTGATCACCACGGCCTCGGATCATGCGGCAGGCCAGGCGACAGCATCCCCGGCCCTGGACCTGCTGATCCGGGACGCGGGCCTGCGCATTCTGGACTGGGATCTGCTGCCCAGGGCCCAGGCCGCCCTGCTGGAGGGCCGGAGTCTGCGCCTCTGGGATCCCTGCCAAGCCCTGCCCGCCGTCCTGCCTCACGTTTTCGAACTCCTTTCCGGCGGGGAAGGCGACGCGCCGCCCGTCCCCGCTCTTCCGGATGCGGACATCCCGCCCCTGCTGGCCGCCCACTGGCGACACCTGCCGCCGTCTCCCGGCCTGCTGCGCCTGGCCGTGCCCCGGCTCTACGTGGGCCTGGGCTGCCGCCGGGACATCCCGGAGGCCACGGCCCTGGCCGCGCTGGCGGAAGTTTTCATTGCCCGGAAGCTGGAAATGCGCGCCGTGGCGGCCTTGGGCACAGTGACGGAAAAAGCGGACGAGCCCGCCCTGTGCGCGGCGGCAGCCCGGCTGGACATTCCCCTGCGCGTTTTTCCGGCCGACGAGCTGGCCCGCTGCGTCACGCCCACTCCCTCCGAGGCCGCCGGGCGGCGTTTCCACCAGCCGCCGTTCAGCGTCTGCGAAGCCGCGGCCCTGCTGGCCGCGCGGGCGGACGGGCACAGCGCTCGCCTGCTTCTTCCCAAAATCGTTGTCCAGGAGCGCCTGACCCTGGCCGTGGCCCTGGCTTCACCCCCGGCAACCTCAACCCCAAACCAATCATGA
- a CDS encoding septal ring lytic transglycosylase RlpA family protein, with protein sequence MKYSRWLSIGAALALCLALAAPMNADAASQSAPQAKSRKSGTEAHTPSAGKSKKNVSSARKSQAVSSKDKSTRKKHRSSAKNKKQRKAEEVRKSADSREIWLKRAQGSEMLTGKASWYGRDFHGGSTASGVDYDMYTFTAAHRTLPIGTVVKVTDQDNGKSVMVCVTDRGPYVRGRIIDLSYAAAKQLDLSKRGVGKVDLEVISDESGTPLKADQAYYVRYSAGKGDEKVGPFRAFADAAAMHEALRQAHPEAEVVLDSSH encoded by the coding sequence ATGAAGTATTCACGCTGGCTTTCCATAGGGGCGGCCCTGGCCCTTTGCCTGGCCCTGGCCGCCCCCATGAACGCCGACGCGGCTTCACAAAGCGCTCCCCAAGCCAAAAGCCGGAAATCCGGCACGGAAGCCCACACGCCCTCCGCTGGAAAAAGCAAAAAAAATGTCTCTTCAGCGCGTAAAAGCCAGGCTGTCAGCAGCAAGGACAAAAGCACGCGCAAAAAACACCGCAGCAGCGCCAAAAACAAAAAGCAGCGCAAGGCCGAGGAAGTCCGCAAGAGCGCGGACAGCCGCGAAATCTGGCTCAAGCGCGCCCAGGGCAGCGAAATGCTCACGGGCAAGGCCTCCTGGTACGGCCGCGATTTTCACGGCGGCTCCACGGCCAGCGGTGTCGATTACGACATGTACACCTTTACCGCGGCCCACCGCACCCTGCCCATCGGCACGGTGGTCAAAGTCACGGATCAGGACAACGGCAAGAGCGTCATGGTCTGTGTGACGGACCGCGGCCCCTATGTGCGCGGCCGGATCATCGACCTCTCCTATGCCGCGGCCAAGCAGCTTGACCTGAGCAAGCGCGGCGTGGGCAAGGTGGACCTGGAAGTGATCAGCGACGAGAGCGGCACCCCGCTCAAGGCCGATCAGGCGTATTACGTGCGTTACAGCGCCGGCAAGGGCGACGAGAAGGTAGGGCCGTTCCGCGCCTTCGCCGATGCGGCCGCCATGCATGAGGCATTGCGCCAAGCCCATCCCGAGGCCGAAGTGGTGCTGGACAGCTCGCACTAG
- a CDS encoding DUF2065 domain-containing protein: MQFDLALFLRALGLAFVLEGLCWALFPGGMRRAMASLLPRPESQLRLTGLAAVAAGLLIVALACL; the protein is encoded by the coding sequence ATGCAATTTGATCTTGCCCTGTTTCTGCGCGCCCTGGGCCTGGCCTTTGTGCTGGAAGGCCTGTGCTGGGCGCTGTTTCCCGGCGGCATGCGCCGGGCCATGGCCAGCCTGCTGCCCCGCCCGGAGAGCCAGTTGCGCCTGACCGGTCTGGCGGCGGTGGCGGCGGGGCTGCTGATCGTCGCGCTGGCCTGCCTGTAA
- a CDS encoding nucleotide sugar dehydrogenase: protein MITFEALQKRRQPLAVVGLGYVGLPLAVALSRHMDVLGFDINAGRIAELAQGHDRTREVSDEGLRAATVRYTSDPADLAQAAVIIVAVPTPIDDHRSPDLTPVVGATTTVGRHMSKGCVVVYESTVYPGLTEEICVPILEKESGLRFGSDFTVGYSPERINPGDKVHTLETITKIVSGSDQATADLLAQIYGSVVRAGIHRASSIKVAEAAKVIENTQRDLNIALMNELAVIFERLGIDTLEVLEAAGSKWNFLPFRPGLVGGHCIGVDPYYLTFKAEELGFHPEVILAGRRINDNMGKYVAECAVKRMIKCGRVVSGARVGILGFTFKENVPDLRNTRVVDVVRELRDYGVDVLVSDAQADPAEALHEYGQELVPLDELRNLDALILAVSHREYTALTPDELKRRFADPDKAVLLDVKAFFDPSAMRAAGIDCWRL from the coding sequence ATGATCACATTTGAAGCGCTGCAGAAACGCCGTCAACCTCTGGCCGTGGTGGGCCTGGGGTATGTGGGCCTGCCCCTGGCCGTGGCCCTGTCGCGGCATATGGACGTGCTGGGTTTCGACATCAATGCCGGACGCATTGCGGAACTGGCCCAGGGCCACGACCGCACCCGTGAAGTCAGCGACGAGGGGCTCAGGGCCGCTACGGTGCGCTACACCAGCGACCCGGCTGACCTGGCGCAAGCCGCGGTGATCATCGTGGCCGTGCCAACGCCCATCGACGACCACCGCTCCCCGGACCTCACGCCCGTGGTGGGGGCCACCACCACCGTGGGCCGCCATATGTCCAAGGGTTGCGTGGTGGTCTATGAATCCACGGTCTATCCCGGCCTGACGGAAGAAATCTGCGTGCCCATCCTGGAGAAGGAATCGGGCCTGCGCTTCGGCAGCGACTTCACGGTGGGCTATTCGCCGGAGCGCATCAATCCCGGCGACAAGGTTCACACCCTGGAAACCATCACCAAAATCGTTTCCGGCTCGGATCAGGCCACGGCGGACCTGCTGGCGCAAATCTACGGCTCGGTGGTCCGGGCGGGCATCCACCGCGCCTCCAGCATCAAGGTGGCCGAGGCGGCCAAGGTCATCGAGAACACCCAGCGCGACCTGAACATCGCCCTGATGAACGAACTGGCCGTCATTTTCGAGCGCCTGGGCATCGATACCCTGGAGGTGCTGGAAGCGGCGGGCAGCAAATGGAACTTCCTGCCCTTCCGGCCCGGCCTGGTGGGCGGCCACTGCATCGGCGTGGATCCCTATTACCTGACCTTCAAGGCCGAGGAACTGGGCTTTCATCCGGAAGTGATCCTGGCAGGGCGCCGGATCAACGACAATATGGGCAAATACGTGGCCGAATGCGCGGTCAAGCGGATGATCAAATGCGGACGGGTCGTCAGCGGCGCGCGGGTGGGCATTCTGGGCTTTACCTTTAAGGAAAACGTGCCGGACCTGCGCAATACCCGCGTGGTGGATGTGGTGCGCGAGCTCAGGGATTACGGCGTGGACGTGCTGGTCAGCGACGCCCAGGCCGATCCGGCGGAAGCCCTGCACGAATACGGGCAGGAGCTGGTGCCCCTGGACGAACTGCGCAATCTGGACGCCCTGATTCTGGCCGTGTCCCACCGGGAATACACGGCCCTGACGCCCGACGAGCTCAAGCGTCGCTTCGCGGATCCGGACAAAGCCGTGCTGCTGGACGTGAAGGCCTTTTTCGATCCCTCGGCCATGCGCGCGGCGGGCATCGACTGCTGGAGGCTGTAG
- the cobJ gene encoding precorrin-3B C(17)-methyltransferase — protein MTNAPLYVVGLGPGDARCLTPQARTALDQAACIAGYQLYLDLVPPELLRGKTVISTGMRHEEERCAAAVDAALSGRSTALVCSGDPGVYALAGLTLETLAARGLLERVPLTVVPGIPAVCAAAALLGAPLTHDFACISLSDLLTPWETIQRRLTAALEADFVCIIYNPRSKGRPHQLDQALAEARRVRRPDCPVGLVRKAFRPGQEVSVHALADFDARLADMLSLLIIGNSESRVLGPYMLTPRGYARKHRQ, from the coding sequence ATGACCAACGCGCCTCTTTACGTGGTGGGCCTGGGTCCGGGCGACGCCCGCTGTCTCACGCCCCAGGCCCGTACGGCTCTGGATCAGGCCGCCTGCATCGCCGGCTACCAGCTTTACCTGGACCTGGTGCCGCCGGAACTGCTGCGCGGCAAGACCGTCATCAGCACCGGCATGCGCCATGAGGAAGAACGCTGCGCCGCCGCCGTGGACGCGGCTCTGAGCGGCCGGTCCACGGCCCTGGTCTGCTCCGGCGATCCCGGCGTCTACGCCCTGGCCGGGCTGACCCTGGAAACCCTGGCGGCGCGCGGCCTGCTGGAGCGCGTGCCCCTGACCGTGGTGCCCGGCATACCGGCGGTCTGCGCGGCGGCGGCCCTGCTGGGCGCGCCCCTGACCCACGATTTCGCCTGCATCAGCCTGAGCGATCTGCTCACCCCCTGGGAAACCATCCAGCGGCGGCTCACTGCGGCGCTGGAAGCGGATTTTGTCTGCATCATCTACAATCCGCGTTCCAAAGGACGGCCGCATCAGCTGGACCAGGCCCTGGCCGAAGCCAGGCGCGTCCGGCGGCCCGACTGCCCCGTGGGTCTGGTGCGCAAGGCCTTCCGGCCCGGCCAGGAAGTTTCCGTGCATGCCCTGGCCGACTTTGACGCGCGTCTGGCGGACATGCTCTCTCTGCTGATCATCGGCAACAGCGAAAGCCGCGTTCTCGGCCCCTATATGCTGACCCCGCGCGGCTACGCCCGCAAACATCGGCAATAA